From one Streptomyces sp. NBC_01478 genomic stretch:
- a CDS encoding Na+/H+ antiporter, translating into MDQLALLFVLLLGAVVSVPLGDRLGLPSPVLMTLLGMALAVADFVPNVNVPPDLILPLLLPPLLYAAVRRTSWRQFTANIRPIFLLAVALVFVTTLAVAAVASAIVPGLPIAAAVALGALVAPPDPVAATAVAGQLGLPRRLVSILEGEGLFNDVTAIVLYHVAIAAAVSGSFNPWRAGLDFVLSAVVAVAVGLALGWAANKLMSLLDDATLQIGLTLLVPYASYVLADELHGSGVLAVLTTALFLSEYALGADDVLTRLAGATVWDVVDTLVTGVAFGLIGLELHNAIRTASGRWGEMLGWAAAIVGVVVVVRLAWLLPATWLTKRLHAKRDYDEEIPTSWRETVIMWWAGMRGVASVALALAIPLTMDDGSAFPDRDEIVFIAFGVIMATLVIQGLTLPWLVKKLGVRADTDSEKAFEKELAVRAAKAAKRRLREIEDVEELPEEVSEQLLRRAFDIGVRISPEVGDGERREAYEKRVKRVKRMRRIQGEMMSAARHEVLAARSEPGADPEIVDRVLRHLDVRSLR; encoded by the coding sequence GTGGATCAATTGGCCCTGCTGTTCGTCCTGTTGCTCGGGGCCGTGGTGAGTGTTCCGCTGGGGGACCGGCTCGGTCTGCCGTCGCCGGTGCTGATGACGCTCCTGGGGATGGCCCTCGCGGTCGCCGACTTCGTGCCGAACGTGAACGTACCGCCCGACCTGATCCTGCCGCTGCTGCTGCCACCGCTGCTGTACGCGGCCGTACGGCGCACCTCCTGGCGGCAGTTCACGGCCAACATCAGGCCCATCTTCCTGCTCGCCGTGGCGCTCGTCTTCGTCACCACCCTCGCGGTGGCCGCCGTCGCGAGCGCGATCGTGCCGGGGCTGCCGATCGCCGCCGCCGTGGCGCTCGGCGCGCTGGTGGCGCCGCCCGACCCGGTCGCCGCGACCGCCGTCGCGGGCCAACTCGGGCTGCCGCGGCGGCTGGTGTCGATCCTGGAGGGCGAGGGCCTCTTCAACGACGTGACGGCCATCGTGCTGTACCACGTGGCGATCGCCGCGGCCGTCAGCGGGAGCTTCAATCCTTGGCGTGCCGGGCTCGACTTCGTGCTGTCCGCCGTCGTCGCCGTAGCCGTGGGACTGGCCCTGGGGTGGGCCGCGAACAAGCTGATGTCGCTGCTCGACGACGCCACCCTGCAGATCGGGCTGACCCTCCTGGTGCCGTACGCCTCGTACGTCCTGGCCGACGAACTGCACGGCTCCGGGGTGCTCGCCGTGCTCACCACCGCGCTGTTCCTGTCCGAGTACGCCCTCGGCGCCGACGACGTGCTGACCCGGCTCGCCGGGGCGACGGTGTGGGACGTGGTGGACACCCTGGTCACCGGAGTGGCCTTCGGGCTCATCGGGCTCGAACTGCACAACGCGATCCGTACGGCGTCCGGGCGGTGGGGCGAGATGCTCGGCTGGGCCGCCGCGATCGTCGGCGTGGTGGTGGTCGTACGACTGGCTTGGCTGTTGCCCGCGACCTGGCTGACGAAACGGCTGCACGCCAAGCGGGACTACGACGAGGAGATCCCGACGTCCTGGCGGGAGACCGTGATCATGTGGTGGGCGGGGATGCGGGGGGTGGCGTCCGTCGCGTTGGCGCTGGCGATTCCGCTGACCATGGACGACGGGTCGGCGTTTCCCGACCGGGACGAGATCGTGTTCATCGCGTTCGGGGTGATCATGGCGACGCTGGTGATCCAGGGGCTCACGCTGCCGTGGCTGGTGAAGAAGCTCGGGGTGCGGGCCGACACCGACAGCGAGAAGGCGTTCGAGAAGGAGCTGGCGGTGCGGGCGGCGAAGGCCGCGAAGCGGAGGTTGCGGGAGATCGAGGATGTGGAGGAACTGCCGGAGGAGGTGTCCGAGCAGTTGTTGCGGCGGGCGTTCGACATCGGGGTGCGGATCTCTCCCGAGGTGGGGGACGGGGAGCGGCGGGAGGCGTACGAGAAGCGGGTGAAGCGGGTGAAGCGGATGCGGCGGATCCAGGGGGAGATGATGAGCGCGGCTCGGCATGAGGTGCTGGCGGCGCGGAGTGAGCCGGGTGCGGATCCGGAGATCGTGGACCGGGTGCTGCGTCATCTGGACGTCCGTAGCTTGAGGTGA
- a CDS encoding GNAT family N-acetyltransferase — MSPTPYAVRVAEDPADREACFAVRKEVFVVEQGVPQEIEYDDYDAVATHVLAVREDGTALGTGRLLYGEAAAAKTDGDPTVGSLGRLAVAKEARGLGVGVALVRAVEDAARARGLAAVDLHAQTHALGFYERLGYEAYGPEFPDAGIPHRAMRRAL; from the coding sequence GTGAGTCCGACGCCGTACGCGGTGCGCGTCGCCGAGGACCCGGCCGACCGTGAGGCCTGCTTCGCGGTGCGCAAGGAGGTCTTCGTCGTCGAGCAGGGTGTGCCCCAGGAGATCGAGTACGACGACTACGACGCCGTAGCGACGCATGTGCTCGCCGTGCGGGAGGACGGGACGGCGCTCGGTACCGGGCGGTTGTTGTACGGCGAGGCGGCCGCGGCGAAGACCGATGGTGATCCGACCGTGGGCTCCCTGGGGCGGCTGGCCGTCGCCAAGGAGGCGCGGGGGCTCGGGGTGGGGGTCGCGCTGGTGCGGGCCGTCGAGGACGCGGCACGCGCGCGTGGGCTGGCGGCGGTGGACCTGCACGCGCAGACGCACGCGCTGGGGTTCTATGAGCGGCTCGGCTACGAGGCGTACGGCCCGGAGTTCCCGGACGCCGGCATCCCGCACCGGGCGATGCGGCGCGCCCTGTGA
- a CDS encoding RluA family pseudouridine synthase, giving the protein MSTVPEIRNLPVPDGLEGERVDAAISRMFGFSRTKAAELASAGKVTVDGSVVGKSERVHGGAWLEVEMPQAPAPVQIVAEPVEGMEIVYDDDDVIVIVKPVGVAAHPSPGWTGTTVIGGLAAAGYRISTSGAAERQGIVHRLDVGTSGLMVVAKSERAYTSLKRQFKERTVDKRYHTLVQGHPDPTSGTIDAPIGRHPNHDYKWAVTAEGKPSITHYDLIEAFRAASLLDVKLETGRTHQIRVHMAAHRHPCVGDLTYGADPTLAKRLRLTRQWLHAVRLGFEHPADGQWVEFESTYPDDLQQALDLVREETYA; this is encoded by the coding sequence GTGAGCACAGTTCCCGAGATCCGAAACCTGCCCGTGCCCGACGGCCTGGAGGGCGAGCGTGTCGACGCCGCCATCTCCCGCATGTTCGGCTTCTCCCGTACGAAGGCCGCCGAGCTGGCCTCGGCGGGGAAGGTCACGGTCGACGGCTCGGTGGTCGGGAAGTCCGAGCGGGTGCACGGCGGGGCCTGGCTGGAGGTCGAGATGCCGCAGGCGCCCGCCCCCGTGCAGATCGTCGCCGAGCCGGTCGAGGGCATGGAGATCGTCTACGACGACGATGACGTGATCGTGATCGTGAAGCCGGTCGGCGTCGCCGCCCACCCCAGCCCCGGCTGGACCGGCACGACCGTGATCGGCGGCCTGGCCGCCGCCGGGTACCGCATCTCCACTTCCGGCGCCGCCGAGCGCCAGGGCATCGTGCACCGCCTCGACGTAGGCACCTCCGGCCTGATGGTGGTGGCGAAGTCGGAGCGGGCGTACACGTCGCTGAAGCGCCAGTTCAAGGAGCGCACGGTCGACAAGCGCTACCACACGCTGGTCCAGGGCCACCCCGACCCGACCAGCGGCACCATCGACGCGCCCATCGGCCGCCACCCGAACCACGACTACAAGTGGGCGGTCACCGCCGAGGGCAAGCCGTCGATCACGCACTACGACCTCATCGAGGCGTTCCGCGCGGCCTCCCTGCTCGACGTGAAGCTGGAGACCGGCCGCACCCACCAGATCCGCGTGCACATGGCCGCTCACCGGCACCCGTGCGTGGGCGACCTGACGTACGGCGCCGACCCGACGCTCGCCAAGCGGCTGCGCCTGACCCGCCAGTGGCTGCACGCCGTCCGGCTCGGCTTCGAGCACCCCGCCGACGGCCAGTGGGTCGAGTTCGAGAGCACGTACCCGGACGACCTCCAGCAGGCCCTGGACCTGGTGCGCGAGGAGACGTACGCGTGA
- the lspA gene encoding signal peptidase II, whose protein sequence is MAEAERIIGTPDTPEAAGAEPEQGDTASPPRGRRRIAVLFVVAAFAYTLDLVSKLLVVDKLEHHAPIEVFGDWLEFHAIRNPGAAFGFGAAFTVIFTMIAAAVIVVIARLARKLHSLPWAIALGLLLGGALGNLTDRIFRSPGIFQGEVVDFIAPKGFAVFNLADSAIVCGGILIVLLSFRGLDPDGTVHKD, encoded by the coding sequence GTGGCAGAGGCGGAGCGCATCATCGGTACGCCGGATACCCCAGAGGCGGCGGGGGCCGAGCCGGAGCAGGGCGACACCGCGTCCCCTCCCAGGGGCAGGCGGCGGATCGCCGTGCTGTTCGTGGTGGCCGCCTTCGCGTACACCCTCGACCTGGTCAGCAAGCTGCTCGTGGTGGACAAGCTGGAGCACCACGCGCCGATCGAGGTCTTCGGGGACTGGCTGGAGTTCCACGCGATCCGCAACCCCGGTGCGGCCTTCGGGTTCGGCGCGGCCTTCACGGTCATCTTCACGATGATCGCCGCCGCCGTGATCGTGGTGATCGCCCGGCTGGCCCGCAAGCTCCACAGCCTGCCGTGGGCGATCGCGCTCGGGCTCCTGCTCGGTGGCGCGCTCGGCAATCTCACCGACCGGATCTTCCGCTCGCCCGGCATCTTCCAGGGCGAGGTCGTCGACTTCATCGCGCCCAAGGGCTTCGCCGTCTTCAACCTCGCCGACTCGGCGATCGTGTGCGGCGGCATCCTGATCGTGCTGCTCTCCTTCCGCGGCCTCGACCCGGACGGCACGGTCCACAAGGACTGA
- a CDS encoding TraR/DksA family transcriptional regulator, which produces MVAKKTAAKKTAAKKAVATKAASSSKQTTVKKAAVKKTATPEKTTSEEAAPPKKTAAKTTTKTVTTKTSPKPTTKKSAAKSTAKTATTKTTTSTTTTTKTTNSAKRTQSAAKKAKAGAAQAAEQTGATTVVAKKTPGTATAAKTAVPKARLAAAAGPGELAVRPGEDPWTPEEVEEARTELLSEAARLSEEITSTEQALAGLMRDSGDGAGDDQADTGTKNITRESEMALAANAREMLIQTERALGKLDAGTYGLCENCGNPIGKARMQAFPRATLCMDCKQKQERRY; this is translated from the coding sequence ATGGTGGCGAAGAAGACCGCAGCGAAGAAGACCGCGGCGAAGAAGGCGGTCGCTACGAAGGCGGCTTCTTCTTCGAAACAGACGACCGTGAAGAAAGCGGCTGTGAAGAAGACGGCAACGCCCGAGAAGACGACGTCCGAGGAAGCGGCACCTCCGAAGAAGACGGCGGCGAAGACGACGACCAAAACGGTCACCACCAAGACATCCCCGAAGCCGACCACCAAGAAGTCCGCGGCGAAGTCGACCGCGAAGACGGCTACTACGAAGACGACGACGAGTACGACGACGACTACGAAGACGACGAACAGCGCGAAGCGCACACAGAGCGCGGCCAAGAAGGCAAAGGCGGGCGCGGCGCAGGCCGCGGAGCAGACGGGAGCCACGACGGTGGTTGCGAAGAAGACTCCTGGCACGGCCACGGCGGCGAAGACCGCGGTTCCCAAGGCGCGGCTCGCCGCGGCCGCGGGTCCGGGTGAGCTGGCGGTGCGCCCCGGAGAGGACCCCTGGACGCCCGAGGAGGTCGAGGAGGCCCGCACCGAGCTGCTGTCCGAGGCCGCCCGGCTGAGCGAGGAGATCACGTCCACCGAGCAGGCCCTCGCCGGTCTGATGCGGGACTCCGGGGACGGTGCCGGCGACGACCAGGCCGACACCGGGACCAAGAACATCACGCGCGAGAGCGAGATGGCGCTGGCCGCCAACGCGCGCGAGATGCTGATCCAGACCGAGCGCGCCCTGGGGAAGCTGGACGCCGGCACGTACGGCCTGTGCGAGAACTGCGGCAACCCGATCGGCAAGGCCCGTATGCAGGCCTTCCCCCGGGCCACCCTGTGCATGGACTGCAAGCAGAAGCAGGAACGCCGGTACTGA
- the ileS gene encoding isoleucine--tRNA ligase: MTTPTYRQVPAQVDLPALEHAVLDFWREQKIFAKTLDQSEGRPEWVFYEGPPTANGMPGAHHIEARVFKDVFPRFRTMRGYHVGRKAGWDCHGLPVELAVEKELGFTDKQDIEAYGIAEFNARCRESVTRHTDAFEALTTRMGYWTDLEDPYRTMDPEYIESVWWSLKEIFNKGLLVQDYRVAPWCPRDQTGLSDHELAQGYETVVDPSVYVRFPLTSGPLAGRAALLVWTTTPWTLVSNTAVAAHPEVTYVVATNGEEQLVVAEPLFAKALGEGWETTGETFTGTEMERWTYQRPFELVEFPEPAHYVVNAEYVTTEDGTGLVHQSPAFGEEDLKVCRAYGLPVVNPVRPNGTFAEDVPLVGGVFFKKADEKLTEDLKDRGLLFKHVPYEHSYPHCWRCHTALLYYAQPSWYIRTTAVKDRLLQENENTNWFPDTVKHGRYGDWLNNNIDWALSRSRYWGTPLPIWRCTEDHLTVVGSRAELTELTGTDQSGLDPHRPFIDAVTFPCPQCAETATRVPEVIDAWYDSGSMPFAQWGYPHKNKELFESRYPAQFISEAIDQTRGWFYTLMAVGTLVFDKSSYENVVCLGHILAEDGRKMSKHLGNTLDPIPLMDRHGADAVRWFMAAGGSPWAARRVGHGTIQEVVRKTLLTYWNTVAFQALYARTSDWAPSAADPAPADRPVLDRWLLSELHALTDQVTQALESYDTQRAGKLLSAFVDDLSNWYVRRSRRRFWQGDKAALRTLHEVVETVTQLMAPLTPFITERVWQDLIVPVTPGAPESVHLSSWPEADLSAIDPELSKQMVLVRRLVELGRATRAESGVKTRQPLSRALIAATGFAALDRELHAQITEELNVEGLASLSEVGGSLVDTTAKANFRALGKRFGKRVQDVAKAVANADAAALSLALREGTATVEVDGETITLAPDEVIITETPREGWSVASDSGATVALDLEITEELRQAGLARDAIRLIQEARKNSGLDVADRIALRWTSTDPEVISALAEHAALIADEVLALDFAQSEADDTYGVPFTDEGLSLVFRLRKA, encoded by the coding sequence ATGACAACGCCGACGTACCGCCAGGTGCCCGCCCAGGTCGACCTGCCCGCGCTGGAGCACGCCGTGCTCGACTTCTGGCGCGAGCAGAAGATCTTCGCCAAGACCCTGGACCAGTCCGAGGGGCGCCCCGAGTGGGTGTTCTACGAGGGCCCGCCCACGGCCAACGGCATGCCGGGCGCCCACCACATCGAGGCGCGCGTCTTCAAGGACGTCTTCCCCCGCTTCCGCACCATGCGCGGCTACCACGTGGGCCGCAAGGCCGGCTGGGACTGCCACGGCCTCCCGGTGGAGCTGGCGGTCGAGAAGGAACTGGGCTTCACCGACAAGCAGGACATCGAGGCGTACGGCATCGCCGAGTTCAACGCCAGGTGCCGCGAGTCCGTGACCCGGCACACCGACGCCTTCGAGGCGCTCACGACCCGCATGGGGTACTGGACGGACCTCGAGGACCCGTACCGCACGATGGACCCCGAGTACATCGAGTCGGTCTGGTGGTCCCTCAAGGAGATCTTCAACAAGGGCCTGCTGGTCCAGGACTACCGCGTCGCCCCCTGGTGCCCGCGCGACCAGACGGGCCTCTCGGACCACGAGCTGGCGCAGGGCTACGAGACCGTCGTCGACCCCTCCGTGTACGTCCGTTTCCCGCTCACCTCCGGTCCGCTGGCCGGCCGCGCCGCACTCCTGGTGTGGACGACGACGCCCTGGACGCTCGTGTCCAACACCGCCGTCGCCGCCCACCCCGAGGTCACCTACGTCGTCGCGACGAACGGCGAGGAGCAGCTCGTCGTAGCCGAGCCGCTCTTCGCCAAGGCCCTCGGCGAGGGCTGGGAGACCACCGGTGAGACCTTCACCGGCACCGAGATGGAGCGCTGGACGTATCAACGTCCGTTCGAGCTCGTGGAGTTCCCGGAGCCCGCGCACTACGTGGTGAACGCGGAGTACGTGACGACCGAGGACGGCACGGGGCTGGTCCACCAGTCCCCCGCCTTCGGCGAGGAGGACCTCAAGGTCTGCCGCGCGTACGGTCTGCCGGTCGTGAACCCGGTCCGCCCGAACGGCACCTTCGCCGAGGACGTCCCGCTCGTAGGCGGTGTCTTCTTCAAGAAGGCCGACGAAAAGCTCACCGAGGACCTCAAGGACCGCGGCCTGCTCTTCAAGCACGTGCCGTACGAGCACAGTTACCCACACTGCTGGCGCTGCCACACCGCGCTCCTGTACTACGCGCAGCCCTCCTGGTACATCCGCACCACGGCCGTCAAGGACCGCCTCCTCCAGGAGAACGAGAACACCAACTGGTTCCCGGACACCGTCAAGCACGGCCGGTACGGCGACTGGCTGAACAACAACATCGACTGGGCGCTGTCCCGCAGCCGCTACTGGGGCACCCCGCTCCCGATCTGGCGCTGCACGGAGGACCACCTCACGGTCGTCGGCTCCCGCGCGGAGCTGACCGAGCTGACCGGCACCGACCAGTCGGGCCTGGACCCGCACCGCCCGTTCATCGACGCGGTCACATTCCCGTGCCCCCAGTGCGCCGAGACGGCGACCCGCGTGCCCGAGGTCATCGACGCCTGGTACGACTCGGGTTCGATGCCGTTCGCGCAGTGGGGCTACCCGCACAAGAACAAGGAACTCTTCGAGTCCCGCTACCCGGCGCAGTTCATCAGCGAGGCCATCGACCAGACCCGCGGCTGGTTCTACACGCTGATGGCCGTCGGCACCCTGGTCTTCGACAAGTCGTCGTACGAGAACGTGGTCTGTCTCGGCCACATTCTCGCCGAGGACGGCCGCAAGATGTCCAAGCACCTGGGCAACACCCTGGACCCGATCCCGCTGATGGACCGTCATGGGGCGGACGCGGTGCGGTGGTTCATGGCCGCGGGCGGTTCCCCGTGGGCGGCCCGCCGGGTGGGCCACGGCACGATCCAGGAGGTCGTCCGCAAGACCCTCCTGACGTACTGGAACACGGTCGCCTTCCAGGCCCTGTACGCGCGCACGTCCGACTGGGCGCCGAGCGCGGCGGACCCGGCCCCGGCCGACCGCCCGGTCCTGGACCGCTGGCTGCTGTCCGAACTCCACGCGCTCACCGACCAGGTGACACAGGCTCTGGAGTCCTACGACACCCAGCGCGCCGGCAAGCTCCTGTCGGCGTTCGTCGACGACCTGTCCAACTGGTACGTCCGCCGCTCCCGTCGCCGCTTCTGGCAGGGCGACAAGGCCGCGCTGCGCACCCTGCACGAGGTCGTCGAGACGGTGACCCAACTGATGGCCCCGCTGACCCCGTTCATCACCGAGCGGGTCTGGCAGGACCTGATCGTCCCGGTGACCCCGGGCGCCCCCGAGTCCGTCCACCTGTCCTCGTGGCCGGAGGCGGACCTGTCCGCCATCGACCCGGAGCTGTCCAAGCAGATGGTCCTCGTACGGCGCCTGGTGGAGCTGGGCCGGGCCACGCGCGCGGAGTCGGGCGTCAAGACGCGCCAGCCGCTGTCCCGCGCGCTGATCGCGGCGACGGGCTTCGCCGCCCTGGACCGCGAACTGCACGCGCAGATCACGGAGGAGCTGAACGTCGAGGGGCTCGCCTCGCTGAGCGAGGTCGGCGGCTCACTGGTCGACACCACGGCGAAGGCCAACTTCCGCGCACTGGGCAAGCGGTTCGGCAAGCGTGTCCAGGATGTGGCGAAGGCGGTCGCGAACGCCGACGCGGCTGCCCTGTCCCTCGCCCTGCGCGAGGGCACGGCGACCGTCGAGGTGGACGGCGAGACCATCACGCTGGCTCCGGATGAGGTGATCATCACAGAGACTCCGCGCGAGGGCTGGTCCGTCGCGTCCGACTCGGGGGCGACGGTCGCCCTCGACCTGGAGATCACCGAGGAGCTGCGGCAGGCGGGCCTGGCCCGTGACGCGATCCGGCTGATCCAGGAGGCCCGCAAGAACAGCGGCCTGGACGTCGCCGACCGGATCGCCCTGCGCTGGACGTCGACCGACCCGGAGGTCATCTCGGCGCTGGCCGAGCACGCGGCGCTGATCGCCGACGAGGTGTTGGCACTGGACTTCGCCCAGAGTGAGGCGGACGACACATACGGCGTCCCGTTCACCGACGAGGGATTGTCCCTGGTGTTCCGCCTGCGTAAGGCGTAG
- a CDS encoding DivIVA domain-containing protein, producing the protein MPLTPEDVRNKQFTTVRLREGYDEDEVDAFLDEVEAELTRLLRENEDLRAKLAAATRAAAQNQQNMRKPPDQDQQQGGMQQQGMPQQGMPPQGMPQQGMRGPGAPVPAGISGPPQQQMGGPMGGPPQLPSGAPQLPPGPGGQGGPQGQGPMGQGPMGQGPMGQGPMQGQMQQMGQGPMQGQMGQPPMQQQMGGPMGGPMGGGMGGGMPQQGPGGDSAARVLSLAQQTADQAIAEARSEANKIVGEARSRAEGLERDARAKADALERDAQEKHRVAMGSLESARATLERKVEDLRGFEREYRTRLKSYLESQLRQLETQADDSLAPPRAPAAASLPPSPAPSMAPAGASAPSYGSPQGMGGMGGGPAPAGPSYGGQQQMSPAMTQPMAPVRPQGPSPMGQAPSPMRGFLIDEDDN; encoded by the coding sequence ATGCCGTTGACCCCCGAGGACGTGCGGAACAAGCAGTTCACGACCGTCCGCCTCCGAGAAGGCTATGACGAGGACGAGGTTGATGCCTTCCTCGACGAGGTCGAAGCCGAACTGACGCGCCTGCTGCGCGAGAACGAGGACCTGCGCGCCAAGCTGGCCGCGGCCACGCGTGCCGCCGCGCAGAACCAACAGAACATGCGCAAGCCCCCGGATCAGGACCAGCAACAGGGCGGCATGCAGCAGCAAGGGATGCCGCAACAGGGCATGCCCCCGCAGGGAATGCCCCAGCAAGGCATGCGTGGTCCGGGCGCCCCGGTGCCCGCCGGCATATCGGGCCCCCCGCAGCAGCAGATGGGCGGCCCCATGGGCGGTCCGCCCCAGTTGCCGAGCGGTGCCCCGCAGTTGCCCCCCGGCCCCGGTGGCCAGGGCGGTCCGCAGGGCCAGGGTCCGATGGGACAAGGCCCCATGGGCCAGGGTCCGATGGGCCAGGGTCCGATGCAGGGCCAGATGCAGCAGATGGGCCAGGGCCCGATGCAGGGTCAGATGGGCCAGCCCCCCATGCAGCAGCAGATGGGCGGCCCCATGGGCGGTCCCATGGGTGGCGGTATGGGCGGCGGCATGCCGCAGCAGGGTCCCGGTGGCGACAGCGCCGCCCGTGTCCTCTCGCTGGCGCAGCAGACCGCCGACCAGGCGATCGCCGAGGCCCGTTCCGAGGCCAACAAGATCGTCGGCGAGGCCCGTTCGCGCGCCGAGGGTCTCGAGCGTGACGCCCGTGCCAAGGCCGACGCCCTGGAGCGGGACGCGCAGGAGAAGCACCGCGTAGCGATGGGCTCCCTGGAGTCCGCCCGCGCCACGCTGGAGCGCAAGGTCGAGGACCTGCGCGGCTTCGAGCGCGAGTACCGCACGCGTCTGAAGTCCTACCTCGAGTCCCAGTTGCGTCAGTTGGAGACTCAGGCCGACGACTCGCTGGCTCCGCCGCGCGCTCCGGCCGCCGCGTCGCTTCCGCCGTCCCCGGCGCCTTCGATGGCCCCGGCCGGCGCGAGCGCCCCGTCGTACGGCAGCCCGCAGGGCATGGGCGGCATGGGAGGTGGCCCGGCTCCGGCCGGTCCGTCCTACGGCGGCCAGCAGCAGATGTCCCCGGCCATGACCCAGCCGATGGCTCCGGTACGGCCGCAGGGCCCGTCGCCGATGGGCCAGGCTCCCTCGCCGATGCGCGGGTTCCTGATCGACGAGGACGACAACTGA
- a CDS encoding YggT family protein — protein sequence MGVFALVIYYALMVFLIVLIFRLVMDYVFQFARSWQPGKAMVVVLEAAYTVTDPPLKLLRRFIPPLRLGGVALDLSFFVLMIIVYILISIVGNLAG from the coding sequence ATGGGCGTGTTCGCGCTGGTGATTTACTACGCGCTGATGGTGTTTCTCATCGTGCTCATCTTTCGGTTGGTCATGGACTACGTCTTCCAGTTCGCCCGCTCATGGCAACCCGGCAAGGCGATGGTGGTCGTTCTGGAGGCCGCCTACACTGTCACCGATCCACCGTTGAAGCTTCTGCGGCGGTTCATTCCGCCGTTGCGTCTCGGAGGCGTGGCGCTAGACCTGTCCTTCTTCGTCCTGATGATCATCGTCTACATCTTGATCTCTATCGTGGGCAATCTCGCGGGGTGA
- a CDS encoding cell division protein SepF: MAGAMRKMAVYLGLVEDDGYDGRGFDPDDDFEPELDPEPERDRRRHEPSHQSHSPHQSQRDEPVRVVQPPAPREPVSHSASLGAESGRPARIAPVASITQERQSLEKNAPVIMPKVVSEREPYRITTLHPRTYNEARTIGEHFREGTPVIMNLTEMDDTDAKRLVDFAAGLVFGLHGSIERVTQKVFLLSPANVDVTAEDKARIAEGGFFNQS; encoded by the coding sequence ATGGCCGGCGCGATGCGCAAGATGGCGGTCTACCTCGGCCTCGTGGAGGACGATGGGTACGACGGCCGGGGTTTCGACCCCGATGACGACTTCGAACCCGAACTGGACCCGGAGCCCGAGCGGGACCGTCGACGGCACGAGCCGTCGCACCAGTCACACAGCCCGCATCAGTCTCAAAGGGACGAACCGGTACGAGTGGTGCAGCCTCCGGCCCCTCGCGAACCGGTGTCCCATTCCGCTTCACTGGGTGCGGAATCAGGGCGTCCGGCGCGAATCGCGCCCGTGGCATCCATCACACAAGAACGCCAGTCCCTGGAGAAGAACGCACCGGTGATCATGCCCAAGGTCGTGTCGGAACGAGAGCCTTACCGGATCACCACACTTCACCCCCGGACCTACAACGAGGCCCGTACCATCGGGGAACACTTCCGTGAAGGCACCCCGGTGATCATGAATCTGACTGAGATGGATGACACAGACGCGAAGCGACTTGTCGACTTTGCGGCCGGTTTGGTGTTTGGTCTTCACGGCAGCATCGAGCGGGTGACGCAGAAGGTGTTCCTGTTGTCGCCTGCTAACGTCGATGTCACGGCGGAGGACAAGGCCCGCATCGCAGAGGGCGGGTTCTTCAATCAGAGCTGA
- a CDS encoding YggS family pyridoxal phosphate-dependent enzyme encodes MTDRKDELAVNLAKVEERIAAACAAAGRKREEVTLIVVTKTYPASDVRTLAELGVRHVAENRDQDAAPKAAECADLPLSWHFVGQLQTNKVRSVVGYADVVQSVDRARLVTALSKEAERSGRELGCLIQVALDAGVSGRGERGGVGPGGIGELADLVAGAPGLRLDGLMTVAPLTGEYAGRQLEAFGRLMDLSTDLRRAHPAANMVSAGMSADLEQAVAAGATHVRVGTAVLGVRPRLG; translated from the coding sequence ATGACGGACCGTAAGGACGAACTCGCCGTAAATCTGGCGAAAGTCGAGGAGCGCATCGCCGCCGCCTGTGCGGCGGCCGGGCGGAAGCGCGAAGAGGTGACCCTGATCGTGGTCACCAAGACCTATCCGGCGAGCGACGTACGAACGTTGGCCGAACTCGGTGTGCGTCATGTCGCCGAGAACCGGGACCAGGACGCCGCCCCGAAGGCCGCCGAATGCGCGGATCTGCCGCTGAGTTGGCACTTCGTCGGTCAGTTGCAGACCAACAAGGTGCGATCCGTGGTCGGTTACGCCGATGTCGTGCAGTCGGTCGACCGGGCCCGGCTCGTCACCGCCCTGTCGAAGGAGGCCGAGCGGTCCGGGCGCGAACTGGGCTGTCTCATCCAGGTCGCGCTCGACGCGGGAGTGAGCGGGCGGGGCGAGCGGGGAGGCGTCGGGCCGGGCGGGATCGGGGAGTTGGCCGATCTCGTCGCGGGGGCCCCGGGGTTGCGGCTCGACGGGCTGATGACCGTCGCTCCGCTCACCGGTGAGTACGCCGGACGCCAACTGGAGGCGTTCGGGCGGTTGATGGATTTGTCGACTGACCTGCGCCGAGCCCATCCTGCTGCGAACATGGTGTCGGCAGGGATGAGTGCGGACCTCGAACAGGCCGTGGCAGCCGGAGCGACACATGTACGCGTCGGCACTGCGGTACTCGGCGTGCGCCCCAGGCTCGGGTAA